The following are encoded in a window of Spea bombifrons isolate aSpeBom1 chromosome 2, aSpeBom1.2.pri, whole genome shotgun sequence genomic DNA:
- the LOC128473980 gene encoding pleckstrin homology domain-containing family A member 3-like, producing the protein AVALDGLDSFPDRGRGLRQLLNMEGFLQKWTNYLSGWQPRYFVLDRGILSYYDSQEDVGKASKGSIKMAVCEIQVHHSDSCRMDLIIPREQCFYLRAESVAERQRWLVALGSAKACLGDSTAQKTKEILSNKETLGRKLSEMRLFCDLLMQQVIEIQSTVSPGAAPDIEKLNAACSVMHGTCTYVCSTLDECIKFVNTNPHPQSQVPPLPVLPEDIVGTKLPQTRKVKRSLSHSSVQTPQSVPQSPRRSDGVTVLWNLEEMAVRSRTPSINNTSIKDSPVPANHVADQKATP; encoded by the exons GCGGTAGCACTGGACGGACTTGATTCTTTCCCTGACAGGGGGCGGGGTCTGAGGCAGCTGCTGAACATGGAAGGTTTCCTGCAGAAGTGGACCAATTACCTGTCAG GCTGGCAACCGCGTTACTTTGTGTTGGACAGAGGTATCTTGTCTTACTACGACTCACAGGAAGATGTTGGCAAAGCAAGCAAAGGCAGCATAAAAATGGCGGTGTGCGAGATACAAG TGCATCACTCTGATAGCTGTCGGATGGACCTTATCATTCCGAGGGAACAATGCTTCTACCTGCGGGCAGAGAGTGTTGCTGAAAGGCAGAGGTGGCTTGTGGCCCTGGGGTCTGCCAAAGCTTGTCTAGGGGACAGTACAgctcaaaaaacaaaag AAATACTCTCCAACAAAGAAACTCTAGGCCGGAAATTATCAGAGATGAGACTGTTCTGCGATCTTCTCATGCAACAGGTGATAGAAATCCAATCAACAGTGAGTCCAGGAGCTGCTCCTGACATAGAG AAACTGAATGCTGCCTGCAGTGTGATGCACGGGACCTGCACTTACGTCTGTTCTACACTAGATGAGTGTATAAAGTTTGTGAACACCAATCCTCACCCGCAGAGCCAGGTTCCCCCGTTACCAGTCCTGCCAGAAGACATTGTTGGAACCAAACTCCCACAGACTCGAAAG gTGAAGCGCTCACTCAGTCATTCCTCAGTTCAGACACCCCAGAG CGTCCCCCAGTCTCCACGACGAAGTGATGGAGTTACTGTTCTCTGGAACCTGGAGGAGATGGCAGTCCGGTCACGGACGCCATCCATCAATAATACATCCATCAAAGATAGTCCCGTGCCTGCCAACCACGTGGCTGACCAG aaAGCCACGCCATGA